In a single window of the Callithrix jacchus isolate 240 chromosome 1, calJac240_pri, whole genome shotgun sequence genome:
- the CHAMP1 gene encoding chromosome alignment-maintaining phosphoprotein 1: MEVFQELRKQSARLECDHCSFRGTDYENVQIHMGTIHPEFCDEMDAGGLGKMIFYQKSAKLFHCHKCFFTSKMYSNVYYHITSKHASPDKWNDKPKNQLNKETDPAKSPPLPEHQKIASNSAEPKPIPDLSVETQKLGSVLSPESPKPTPLTSLEPQKPGSVVSPDLQTPSLPSPEPSKPASVSSPELPKPVPICESQKPAPVPSPEPQKLAPVSPEPVKSTLTNPKPQKHSHCPETLGPPSASSPESPVLAASPESWGPSPTASPESRKSARTTSPEPRKPSPSESPEPWKPFPAVSPEPRRPAPAVSPGSWKPGPPGSPRPWKSNPSASSGPWKPAKPAPSVSPGPWKPIPSISPGPWKPTPSVSPASWKSSSVSPSSWKSPPASPESWKSGPPELRKTAPTLSPEHWKAVPPVSPELRKPGPPLSPEIRSPAGSPELRKPSGSPDLWKLSPDQRKTSPASLDFPESQKSSRGGSPDLWKSSYFLEPQKPVFPETRKPGSSGPSESPKAASDIWKPVLSIETEPRKPALFPEPAKTAPPASPEPRKRALFPEPRKHALFPELPKSAIFSESQKAVELGDELQIDAIDDQKCDILVQEELLASPKKLLEDTLFPSSKKLKKDNQESSDAELSSSEYIKTDLDAMDIKGQESSSDQEQVDVESIDFSKENKMDMTSPEQSRNVLQFTEEKEAFISEEEIAKYMKRGKGKYYCKICCCRAMKKGAVLHHLVNKHNVHSPYKCTICGKAFLLESLLKNHVAAHGQSLLKCPRCNFESNFPRGFKKHLTHCQSRHNEEANKKVMEALEPPLEEQQI, encoded by the coding sequence ATGGAAGTATTCCAGGAACTTCGTAAACAATCAGCACGTTTGGAGTGTGACCATTGCAGTTTCAGAGGCACAGACTATGAAAATGTACAAATCCATATGGGTACCATCCATCCAGAATTTTGTGATGAAATGGATGCTGGTGGACTAGGTAAAATGATATTTTACCAGAAAAGTGCAAAGCTATTTCATTGCCATAAATGCTTCTTCACCAGCAAGATGTACTCTAATGTATACTATCACATCACGTCCAAACATGCATCCCCAGACAAATGGAATGATAAGCCAAAAAATCAGTTGAACAAAGAAACAGATCCTGCGAAAAGCCCTCCTCTTCCTGAACACCAGAAAATAGCCTCTAATTCAGCAGAACCGAAACCCATACCTGACCTTTCAGTGGAAACACAGAAACTTGGTTCCGTTTTGTCTCCAGAATCACCAAAACCTACTCCTCTTACTTCCCTGGAGCCTCAGAAACCTGGCTCTGTTGTTTCTCCTGACCTACAGacaccttctcttccttctcctgagCCTTCAAAACCTGCCTCTGTCTCTTCTCCTGAACTTCCAAAACCAGTCCCTATTTGTGAATCTCAGAAACCTGCCCCCGTTCCTTCTCCAGAACCACAGAAACTTGCCCCTGTATCTCCTGAGCCTGTAAAGTCTACTCTTACTAATCCCAAACCCCAGAAGCACTCTCATTGCCCAGAAACGCTGGGGCCACCTTCAGCCTCGTCTCCAGAGTCACCAGTTCTAGCTGCTTCCCCAGAATCTTGGGGACCATCCCCAACTGCATCTCCAGAATCTCGGAAGTCAGCCCGGACTACCTCCCCTGAGCCAAGGAAGCCATCCCCTTCAGAGTCTCCTGAACCTTGGAAGCCATTCCCTGCTGTCTCCCCAGAGCCTAGGAGACCAGCCCCTGCTGTGTCACCAGGTTCTTGGAAGCCAGGGCCACCTGGGTCCCCTAGGCCTTGGAAATCCAATCCGTCAGCATCATCAGGACCTTGGAAGCCAGCCAAACCTGCTCCATCCGTGTCTCCTGGACCTTGGAAACCAATTCCTTCTATATCTCCTGGACCTTGGAAACCAACTCCATCTGTGTCCCCTGCATCCTGGAAATCTTCATCAGTctcacccagctcctggaagtcTCCCCCTGCATCTCCTGAGTCATGGAAGTCGGGCCCACCAGAACTCCGAAAGACAGCTCCCACATTGTCTCCTGAACATTGGAAAGCAGTTCCCCCAGTGTCTCCAGAGCTTCGCAAACCTGGCCCACCCCTATCCCCAGAAATCCGTAGTCCAGCAGGATCTCCAGAACTCCGAAAACCCTCAGGGTCACCAGACCTTTGGAAACTCTCTCCTGATCAACGGAAAACTTCTCCTGCTTCACTTGATTTCCCTGAGTCCCAGAAAAGTTCCCGTGGTGGTTCTCCTGATCTCTGGAAGTCTTCCTATTTTCTTGAGCCTCAGAAACCTGTCTTCCCTGAGACCAGAAAACCAGGTTCTTCTGGGCCATCTGAGTCCCCCAAAGCAGCCTCAGATATCTGGAAGCCTGTTCTCTCTATTGAGACAGAGCCTAGAAAACCTGCCCTGTTTCCTGAGCCTGCCAAAACAGCCCCTCCTGCTTCTCCAGAACCGCGCAAACGTGCCCTTTTTCCAGAGCCCCGGAAGCATGCCCTTTTCCCTGAACTCCCCAAATCTGCTATATTTTCAGAATCACAGAAGGCTGTTGAGCTTGGTGATGAACTACAAATAGATGCCATAGATGATCAAAAATGTGATATTCTGGTTCAGGAAGAACTACTAGCTTCACCTAAGAAACTTTTAGAAGatactttatttccttcctcAAAGAAGCTCAAGAAAGACAACCAAGAGAGCTCAGATGCTGAGCTTAGCAGTAGTGAGTACATTAAAACAGATTTGGATGCAATGGATATTAAGGGCCAGGAATCAAGCAGTGATCAAGAGCAGGTTGATGTGGAATCCATTGACTttagcaaagagaacaaaatggaCATGACTAGTCCAGAGCAGTCTAGAAATGTGCTACAGtttactgaagaaaaagaagCTTTTATCTCTGAAGAGGAGATTGCAAAATATATGAAGCGCGGAAAAGGAAAGTATTACTGCAAAATTTGTTGCTGCCGTGCTATGAAAAAAGGTGCTGTTTTGCATCATTTGGTTAATAAGCATAATGTTCATAGCCCTTACAAATGCACAATTTGTGGAAAGGCTTTTCTTTTGGAATCTCTCCTTAAAAATCATGTAGCAGCCCATGGGCAAAGTTTACTTAAATGTCCACGTTGTAATTTTGAATCAAATTTCCCAAGAggttttaagaaacatttaactCATTGTCAAAGCCGGCATAATGAAGAGGCAAATAAAAAGGTAATGGAAGCTCTTGAACCGCCACTGGAGGAGCAGCAAATTTAA